One segment of Paenibacillus sp. FSL R7-0337 DNA contains the following:
- a CDS encoding ABC transporter ATP-binding protein yields MKDTVIETRNLLKEYRGRAAVKNLNLNITKGEIYGFLGPNGAGKTTTIRMLLGLIKQTSGSIEIFGKELRANRMSILRKVGSLVESPSYYGHLSAWDNLEAIRRILGVPKVRIAEVLEIVSLTGEEKRPVKGFSLGMKQRLGIAAALLGSPELLILDEPTNGLDPSGIQEIRSLIKRLPGEQGITVLVSSHLLSEIEQMAGTVGIIREGQMVYQDTIAHLQQQAAGHLRLALSEPETALMTAVRRGCGGELQEGRLVLPRMSDARVSLLVKELVEEGHAIYRVEEHRQSLEEFFLQVVGGGEL; encoded by the coding sequence ATGAAGGATACAGTGATAGAGACAAGAAACCTGCTTAAGGAATACCGCGGCCGTGCGGCTGTGAAGAACCTGAATCTCAATATTACAAAAGGGGAAATCTACGGCTTCCTCGGACCAAATGGTGCCGGCAAAACAACAACTATCCGCATGCTGCTCGGCTTGATCAAGCAGACCTCCGGCAGTATTGAGATCTTCGGCAAGGAGCTGCGTGCGAACCGGATGTCCATTCTGCGTAAGGTAGGATCGCTGGTGGAATCGCCGTCTTACTACGGGCATCTGAGTGCATGGGACAACCTGGAGGCGATCCGCCGCATTCTGGGTGTGCCCAAGGTGCGCATTGCCGAGGTGCTGGAGATCGTCTCGCTTACCGGGGAGGAGAAGCGGCCTGTCAAGGGCTTCTCACTGGGCATGAAGCAGCGGCTGGGGATTGCAGCAGCTCTGCTGGGCAGCCCGGAGCTGCTGATTCTCGATGAGCCGACCAACGGGCTGGACCCGTCCGGCATACAGGAGATCCGTTCCCTGATTAAGCGGCTGCCCGGAGAGCAGGGGATTACGGTGCTGGTCTCCAGCCATCTGCTGAGCGAGATTGAGCAGATGGCCGGTACGGTTGGCATTATCCGCGAGGGACAGATGGTCTACCAGGATACCATTGCCCATCTCCAGCAGCAGGCGGCCGGCCATCTGCGCCTGGCGTTATCCGAGCCGGAGACTGCGCTGATGACGGCGGTGCGGCGCGGCTGCGGCGGCGAGCTGCAGGAGGGCCGGCTGGTTTTGCCCCGGATGAGTGATGCGAGAGTATCGCTGCTGGTCAAAGAGCTGGTCGAGGAGGGTCACGCGATCTACAGGGTGGAGGAGCACAGGCAATCTCTGGAGGAATTCTTCCTGCAGGTGGTTGGGGGAGGGGAGCTATGA
- a CDS encoding ABC transporter permease → MMWRALSADWLKIRGKGIWFLTFLGPLGLIAMQGLNFGLRYDYLRGQYREDLWGGLLSEVIPFVPIALYLGGTLICSLIANVEHQTSAWKQLLALPVSRTAVFMAKLLLCLLLLIVSCLLLSAGTVILGLLLGFGTQPIPLADVLRMGFAAYAAAMPIIALQLWLSLTSRNQTLPVSVGLTLSLVSPFGSYFTQWFPLSWPELAWSDPRPWLFSGAGLVLGLLVILPGAIHFARKDVD, encoded by the coding sequence ATGATGTGGCGTGCGCTGTCGGCGGACTGGCTTAAGATCCGCGGCAAAGGCATATGGTTCCTCACCTTTCTCGGTCCACTGGGCCTCATCGCCATGCAGGGACTGAATTTCGGCCTCCGCTATGACTATCTTCGCGGGCAGTACCGCGAGGATCTGTGGGGTGGCCTGCTCAGTGAGGTCATACCTTTCGTACCGATTGCCCTTTATCTTGGAGGCACACTAATCTGCTCTCTGATTGCGAATGTCGAGCATCAGACCAGCGCCTGGAAGCAGCTTTTGGCGCTGCCTGTCTCCCGTACGGCAGTATTCATGGCGAAGCTGCTGCTCTGCCTGCTGCTGCTTATCGTGTCCTGCCTGCTGCTGTCGGCGGGAACCGTCATTCTCGGACTGCTGCTCGGCTTCGGTACTCAGCCGATACCGCTCGCAGATGTCCTGCGGATGGGCTTCGCCGCCTATGCTGCGGCCATGCCTATCATTGCACTCCAGCTGTGGCTGTCTTTAACCAGCCGGAACCAGACCCTTCCGGTATCGGTGGGATTGACCTTGTCGCTGGTCAGCCCGTTCGGTTCGTACTTCACGCAGTGGTTCCCGCTCTCCTGGCCGGAATTAGCCTGGAGTGATCCGCGTCCTTGGCTGTTCAGCGGAGCCGGCCTGGTGCTTGGACTCCTGGTAATCCTGCCTGGAGCCATCCATTTCGCGCGAAAGGATGTGGACTGA